The genomic stretch ACCGCGAGCGCCGGTGAATGGTCGTAGAGTCCCGAGAACTGCCTGAGTGACAGCCGACCGAATCGGGCTTCGAGCGCTCGGATCGTCAAGCCCAATCCGCCCAGTGAAAGCGCCGCGGAGATCCACAGGAACAATGCCGCTGTTAAGCTCATCGAGGTATGCAACTCCATTCCCACCAGCACGAGCGATGCGTGACTGAGAAAAAGGAACGCGAAGAACCGCCGCTGTTCCTTTTGCACGGCAGCCATTCCCGCGGCGTAACTTGCAGTGACCAGCGAGACGAGGGAAATTCCCGTGAGAATCCAATCCGGCGCGATCGGTAGTACCAGCCGAACGGCCAGGTACACGCCCGTGAGAGGCCCCGCAAAGAGTAAGGCTGTGCCGAACGAGGCATTCTCGAACAGTTCCGTTACCCAAACGTGAACGGGTACGGTGCCGCTGCGGATCAAAACCGCGAAGAGCATGAGGGCCGAGGCGAGTGTTGCCGATTGGACGGGTAACGCCGGATCGATGCACGCCCATCCGCCGACGAGGCAGACGGCAAAAAGTCCCATGTGCAGTGCATACACGCGTGTCGATGTGCCGCGACGGACGAGCTCGAACCACGTCAACCCTGCGCTCGCGAGAAGAAGCCCAATCAGCACCCAGGGTGTTTTGCAACCGAACGTCGCAAGTCGCACCGATTCGAGACTGAGCATCCAAGCAAACGAATAACGTGGGAATTTCGTGCGCGCGGTTGTGAAAATAGTCAGCAAGTGCAAGAGCGCCACGAGTGGCAAGAGCGGGGCGCTCAATGCGTCCACCTCCAGAAAACGGACGTCGAAGAGCCGAGGCAGCGCGTCCCACTCGCTCGCGCCGGTCGGTGAATGGCCAGTGGCCTGACCGACGAGGACGAAGAGCGTGCAGGCCAGTGTGATGGCAGCGAACGCGAAACTCCATCGCAGTGCAGCGACGGGGTTCCGCACTCGGGCTACGCACACTCCGCCCATCAAGGGAACGCCGACAGACAGCTCCAACCACGGGACGGCAAAAACGCTCATGGTACGGGCCTCGCCACGTCAGCAACTGGTTGGGCCTGCGCCGAAGTCGTGGACGCTGCGCTCGGTCGTCGACCCGCGAGGAAATCGCCCCACTGCCGCTCGATCTTGTCGAAGCCACGGAATAGATTGACGAAAGGTGCCACCACGAACTCCATCAAAATCGAGTCGAGATAGCCGCGCTCCAGCGCGAATATGTAGATCCACGAGCGAAACCGAACCGGCAACAGGTGCAGGTAGCGGGCATCGGGCCGTCGCAACCGGCCGCCTATCGCACCTTCCAAGCGGCGGTAATCCTGCAGCAGCATGGGCGCACGGACGAATTGCAGCGTCCGAACGCATGCATGTCCGAGAAGGTGCGCAAGCGCTACGTACCAGAGGGCAGGGATCCAGGCCCCCAGCCCGATTTCGGCCACGATCAACCCGACTTGCGTGAGCGAGGCGAAGGAGAGCACGCTCTTGATGTCCGTCTGGACGCTCCCCACCAAATGTGCGTAAATTGCGGTCACCAATCCCAGGACGATGACTAACAGCGCGAGCGCATGCGAGGCAACAAGCAGCGGATTCATTCGCAAGAGAAGAAATGCGCCAAGATGGACGGAGAGGGCCCCATAGAAGACAGCACTCGACGGCGTCGGCCCTTCCATCGCCCGCGGGAGCCAGCCCGAAAATGGCACCAGCGCCGACTTCCCCGCAGCAGCGATCACGAGGAGCAAACCGATCACAAGTGCCTGGACCGCGGTCGCCACGGTTGCACCTTCTGGCCACGGGTGCAAGGAATTAGTGGCCAAGAGCCGTCCGAAGTCACCTTCCCCCAGCATGTGATGCATCAGGATCGCAGCCAGCAACAGAGCGGCGTCCGAGACGCGATAGATGATCCAGATGTGGAGGCCGCTACGAACCGGAGCCGGCCGTTCCTGGAGGAAAGCGACAAGTAGCGCACTGGACAGGCCGACCAGTTCCCATCCAACGAATAGGGTTTCGATGGTACCTGCCAGACATGCCGTAACCATGCCAACGATAAAAATCGCAAACAACGTGAAGAATCGGTTGTAACCCCGCTCCCGATGCATGTAACGCGTGGCAAACGACACGATGACGCCGCACAGCAGGAATGTCAGGATCACGAGTGGGACCGAGAGCCGGTCGAACACGAACTTTAAGACAAAGTGGTAGTGGGGAAGACGAATCCATTCAGCGGATAGCACCGTGACGAGCCGCGTCCCCTCGATCA from Pirellulales bacterium encodes the following:
- a CDS encoding proton-conducting transporter membrane subunit produces the protein MIDRPLPERNINGLARLTMVTGLLAALGVLMAMLIEGTRLVTVLSAEWIRLPHYHFVLKFVFDRLSVPLVILTFLLCGVIVSFATRYMHRERGYNRFFTLFAIFIVGMVTACLAGTIETLFVGWELVGLSSALLVAFLQERPAPVRSGLHIWIIYRVSDAALLLAAILMHHMLGEGDFGRLLATNSLHPWPEGATVATAVQALVIGLLLVIAAAGKSALVPFSGWLPRAMEGPTPSSAVFYGALSVHLGAFLLLRMNPLLVASHALALLVIVLGLVTAIYAHLVGSVQTDIKSVLSFASLTQVGLIVAEIGLGAWIPALWYVALAHLLGHACVRTLQFVRAPMLLQDYRRLEGAIGGRLRRPDARYLHLLPVRFRSWIYIFALERGYLDSILMEFVVAPFVNLFRGFDKIERQWGDFLAGRRPSAASTTSAQAQPVADVARPVP
- a CDS encoding proton-conducting transporter membrane subunit — translated: MSVFAVPWLELSVGVPLMGGVCVARVRNPVAALRWSFAFAAITLACTLFVLVGQATGHSPTGASEWDALPRLFDVRFLEVDALSAPLLPLVALLHLLTIFTTARTKFPRYSFAWMLSLESVRLATFGCKTPWVLIGLLLASAGLTWFELVRRGTSTRVYALHMGLFAVCLVGGWACIDPALPVQSATLASALMLFAVLIRSGTVPVHVWVTELFENASFGTALLFAGPLTGVYLAVRLVLPIAPDWILTGISLVSLVTASYAAGMAAVQKEQRRFFAFLFLSHASLVLVGMELHTSMSLTAALFLWISAALSLGGLGLTIRALEARFGRLSLRQFSGLYDHSPALAVCFLLTGLGCVGFPGTLGFVGMELLVEGAMGASPAIAIAIVLTAAVNGIAVLRAYFLLFGGGRRISTLSLAITTPERCAALTLAVLILGGGLFPQAGIVSRYRAAEAALKDSAALRPGSDGHGENTPAPSVLRE